CGCTCGTCACCGGCCTCGCGCTGCTCCTCCTGCTGTCGCTGATCGGCGGCACGGGCCTCGGCGCCGCCGGCATCGGCTGGCCGGACGTCCTGCGCTTCCTGTGGGCCGGCCTCACCGGCGGCACCGTGCATGCCGCCGACGCCGCCCCGTACACGATCGTCTGGGAGATCCGCCTGCCCCGGGTCGTGCTGGGCGCCGTCGTCGGCGCCGGACTCGCGGCCGTCGGCGTGGCCGTCCAGGCGATCGTGCGCAACGCGCTCGGCGACCCCTTCGTCCTCGGCATCTCCTCGGGCGCGGCGGTCGGCGCCAACGCCGTGATCCTGCTCGGCGCCTTCGCCGGTCTCGGCGTCTGGGCGCTGTCCGCGTCGGCGTTCCTGTCGGCCCTCGGAGCCATGGCCCTGGTGTACGCGGTGGCCCGCTCCCCGCACGGCCTGACCCCGCTGCGGCTGGTCCTCACCGGCACGGCACTGGCGTACGGCTTCGAGGCGGTCACCACGGTCATGGTGTTCGGCGCCGCCCGGGGCGAGGCGGCCCGGTCGGCGCTGATGTGGCTGCTGGGCAGTCTCGGCGGGGCGACCTGGGCGCAGGTGCCGCTCGTCGCCGTGACCGTGACGGCGGGCTGGGCGTGGCTGCGGCGGCGGGCCGAGTCGCTGAACGCCCTCGCCATGGGCGACGAGACCTCGGCCGCGCTCGGCGTCCGGCCCGAGCGGCTGCGCCGGGAGCTGTTCCTCGTCACCGCCGCCGTGACCGGGACCGTCGTCGCGGTCAGCGGGGCCATCGGGTTCGTCGGGCTGATGGTGCCGCACGTCGTACGGATGCTGGTCGGCGCCGACCACCGCCGGGTGCTGGCCGTGGCCCCGCTGGTCGGCGCCGTGCTGCTGGTGTGGGCGGACGTGCTGTCCCGGCTGCTGCTCGCCCCCGCCGAACTGCCCGTCGGAGTCATCACCGCCGTGGTGGGCGTGCCCGCCTTCCTGCTGCTGATGCGGCGCGGCGGCTACGCGTTCGGAGGCCGCTGACCATGCGACTGGACATCGACGGGGTGACGGTCGAGGTGGCCGGCGCACGGCTGGTCGACGACATCCGCCTCACCGCGGACAGCGGGGCGTTCGTCGGGCTCGTCGGCCCCAACGGCAGCGGCAAATCGACCCTGCTGCGCTGTGTGTACCGGGCGCTGCGCCCGGCCGCCGGCACGGTACGGCTGGACGGCGACGACGCGCACGCCATGGACTCCCGGGCCGCCGCCCGGCTGCTGGCCGCACTGCCGCAGGAGTCGTCCGCGGAGTTCGACTTCACGGTCGCCGAGGTCGTCGCCATGGGACGGCTGCCGCACCGGGAGCGCACGGCCGCCTCCGACACGGAGATCTGCGCGCGGGCCATGAGCCGGACGGGGGTGGACCATCTCGCCGACCGGGGGTTCCTGGCCCTGTCCGGCGGTGAGAAACAGCGCGTCCTGCTGGCCCGCGCCCTCGCCCAGCAGCCCCGGGTGCTCGTCCTCGACGAACCCACCAACCACCTCGACATCGCCCACCAGCTGGATGTGCTGTCCCTGGTCCGCGACAGCGGCGTCACCGTGCTCGCCGCCCTGCACGACCTCAACCTCGCCGCCGCGCACTGCGATGTGCTGTATGTGGTCGCGGGCGGCCGGATCGTCGCCTCGGGCCCGCCCCACGACGTCCTCCACCCCGACCTGCTGGCCGAGGTGTTCGGGGTCCGCGCCCATCCCGTACGGCACCCGGAGACCGGCGCCGTCCAACTCCTGTTCGACCTGCTCCCGCCCACCACCTGAGGACACCCGTCCGCCACCCCCTTGAGGAACCCACGCCCATGCGCAAGCTGCTCGCCGCCGCCCTCTGCCTCGCCGCGACCGTCACCGCCACCGGCTGCGGCGCGACCGTCGAACCGGCCGAGGACGGCACGTCCCCGTCCACCTCCGCCGCGAAGCCGATCACCCTCACCAACTGCGGACAGAAGATCACCTTCGACAAGGCCCCCGAACGCGTCGTCACCAACGACGTGGGGATCACCGAGCTGATGTTCGCCCTCGGCCTGGAGGACCGGATGGCCGGGTTCGCCATGCCCGACGACAAGGGCGATCTCAGCGGCGTGCCGTGGAAGGACGGCTACGACAAGGTCAAGTGGCTGTCGAAGGACCAGCTCACCAAGGAGAACGTCCTCGACGCCAAGGCCGACCTCGTCTTCGCCGGCTGGAACTACGGGTTCCGCGAGGACGCCGGGTTCACCCCCGACGCCCTGAAGAAGCTCGGCGTCCCCTCGTACATCCTCACCGAGTCCTGCCGCAACGGCCGTACCGAGACCTCGCGCGGCATCATGCCGCCCCTCGACGCCCTCTACACCGACCTCACCAACCTCGGAAAGCTGTTCGGCGTCGAGAAGCGGGCCGCGACCCTCGTCGCCGACTTCAAGAAGCAGATCGCCGACGTCAGGAGCAAGGCACCCGCGAAGAGCCCCAAGGTCTTCCTCTACGACAGCGGCCAGGACCAGCCCTTCACCTCCGGCCGCTTCGCCGCCCCCGAGCAGATCATCACCGAGGCCGGCGGGGTCAACGTCATGCACGACGTCGAGGACTCCTGGACCACCGTCGGCTGGGAGAGCGTCGTCCAGCGCGACCCCGACGTCATCGTGATCTGCGACTACGGGGACGTCAGCGCCGAGCAGAAGAAGAAGTTCCTGCTCTCCTACGCCCCGCTGCGCGGCGTCTCCGCGATCAAGCACAAGCGGATCTTCGTCCTCGACTACGTCGACCTGGTCGAGAGCCCCCGCAACCCGTCGGCCATCGCCCGCCTCGCCGCCTACCTGCGGACGGCCTCCAAGAGCTAACGGACCGTACTGCGCCCCACAACCGTGCCCGCGCGGTCGATGCAGATGACGTCGACCGCGACGGGCGCGCCCCGCAGCACGGCCAGGGCCTCGTCACGGGCCGTCTCCGCCACCAGGTCACCGAGCGGCACCCCGGCCGCCGCGCACAGCTGGAGCGCGGCGAGCCCGGTGTTGGCGCCCGCGACCTCGGCGGCCAGTGCCTCGTCGGCGCCGCCGCGCCGGGCCAGTTCGGCGAGGAAGCCCTTGTCGACCTGGGAGCGGGCGGAGTGCAGATCGAGATGGCCGGCGGCGAGCTTGGAGAGCTTGGCGAAGCCGCCGCAGATCGTCAGGCGGCCGACGGGATGCCGGCGTACGTACTTGAGGACCGCGCCCGCGAAGTCGCCCATGTCGAGCAGCGCGTCCTCGGGCAGGTCGTACTCGGCGACGACCGTCTTCTCCGACGTCGACCCCGTGCACCCGGCGACATGCGTGCGCCCGGCCGCCCGCGCCACGTCCACGCCCCGCCGGATGGAGTCGATCCACGCCGAGCAGGAGTACGGGACGACGATCCCGGTGGTGCCGAGGATCGACAGACCGCCGAGGATGCCCAGGCGGGGATTCCAGGTGGAGCGGGCGATCTCCTCGCCGTGGTCGACGGAGACGGTGATCTCGACGTCCCCGGTGCCGCCGTGGCGGGCGGCGACCTCGGCGACGTGGTCCCGCATCATCTGCCGGGGGACCGGGTTCACCGCCGGCTCGCCGACCGGGAGGGGCAGCCCGGGGCGGGTGACCGTCCCGACGCCGGGCCCGGCCCGGAACACCACGCCCGCCCCGGCGGGCAGCCGCCGCACCGTGGCCCGGACCAGCGCGCCGTGCGTGACGTCCGGATCGTCGCCCGCGTCCTTCACGATCCCCGCCATCGCGCTGCCGTCGGTCAGCTCCTCGGCCGCCAGCGCGAACGCCGGGGTCTGCCCCTTCGGCAGGGTGATGGTCACCGGGTCCGGGAACTCGCCGGTCAGCAGCGCGGTGTACGCGGCCGTCGTCGCCGCCGTCGCACAGGCACCGGTGGTCCAGCCGTGCCGCAGACCGGTGTGCTTCAGTTGGGCGGCACGACCACCCTTGGCCGCGCCGGCCCCCTGCGCCGTGTTGTCGCTGTCGCTGCTGTCGCTGCTCATGAACGGACCCGGATTTCCATGCACGTACTGATCCTCGGCGGAACCACGGAGGCCCGCCGCCTGGCCGAGCTGCTGCACGCCACCCCCGGCCTGCGGCTGACCAGCTCACTGGCCGGCCGGGTCGCCAGCCCCCGGCTGCCCCCGGGCGAGGTCCGCGTCGGCGGCTTCGGCGGGGCCGAGGGGCTGGCCGCCTGGCTGCGCGAGCACGGGGTGGACGCGCTCATCGACGCCACGCATCCTTTCGCCGGGACCATGAGTTTCCACGCGGCACGGGCTGCCGCCACCTCCCATGTTCCCCTGCTCGCGCTGCGCCGCCCCGGCTGGGCCCCGGCCCCGGACGACGACTGGCACGACGCCGGCTCGCTGGACGAGGCCGCCCGGCTGCTGCCCACGCTCGGCCGGCGGGTGTTCCTGACCACCGGGCGGATGGGCCTGGCCGCCTTCGCCGCCCTGGACGACCTGTGGTTCCTCGTCCGGTCCGTCGACCCGCCCGAGGCCCCGTACCCGGCCCGGCTGGAGGTGCTGCTCGACCGGGGCCCCTTCACCCTCGACGGTGAACGGGAACTGCTCCGCCGCCACCGCGTCGACGTCGTCGTGACCAAGGACAGCGGCGGAGCGGCCACCGCGCCGAAGCTCACCGCCGCCCGGGAGGCGGGGCTGCCGGTGGTCGTGGTGCGCCGCCCGCCCGTGCCCGAGGACGTCCCCGTGGTGCCGGACCCCGAGGCGGCCGCCCGGTGGGTACGGGAGCGCTCGCGCACCCCGCACTGAGCCTCCGGCCCGGCCGCGCCGCGGACGGCACGGCGCGCCCGCGACGGTCGGCCCTCCTGGACGGGGCGTGGCGCCCGCCCGGAGGCCCGGCGCCCGCCTGCTGATCCTCGCCGGACGGAGTCCGCGCACGTCGGAGCGGTCCGCTCCGGGCCGTCCGGCCCTCGTCGGCGCGGCACGGAGCGCGTCCGTCGAGCCGGCCCCGCCCCGCTCACCCCTCCGGATACCGGCGCGGTGTCCAGACGATCTCCTCGCCGTCCCCACGCCGTACGACCCGGGTCTGCGAGGAGCCGATCAGCAGGATCGTGCGCATGTCGACCTCGGACGGGTCCAGGTCGGCCAGCCGTACGATCCGTACGCGCTCGCCGGCACCGCCCACGTCCCGCGCGACGACGACCGGGGTGTCCGGAGCCCGGTGCTCCAGCAGCAGTTCACGCGCCTTGCCCACCTGCCAGGTACGGCTGTGCGAACCGGGGTTGTAGAGCGCCAGCACCAGATCAGCCGAGGCCGCCGCGCGAAGCCGTTCGGCGATGACCTCCCAGGGCTTGAGCCGGTCGGAGAGGGAGATCGTGGCGTAGTCGTGGCCGAGCGGGGCGCCCGCGCGGGCGGCGGCGGCGTTCGCCGCGGTCACCCCCGGCAGCACCCGCACCGGGACGTCCGCGTACTCCTCCTGCGCGGCGACCTCCAGCACGGCCGTCGCCATGGCGAAGACCCCCGGGTCACCGCCGGAGACCACCGCGACCCGCCGCCCGCGCCGGGCCAGATCGAGGGCGAACTCGGCGCGCTCCGACTCGACCCGGTTGTCCGAGCCGTGCCGCACCTGCCCGGCACGCTTCGGCACCCGGTCCAGATAGGTGGTGTAGCCGACCAGGTCGTCGGCGGCGGCCAGCGCGCCCCGCGTCTCGGGCGTCAGCCACAGCGGACCGGCGGGCCCGGTCCCGACCACCACGACCTCGCCCCGCTCCCGCGCCTCGGGCCGCTCGGCGTCGACCTGGCTGGGCAGCACCGCCACCGCGAAGTACGGCACCGACTCCGGGTCCACGTCCGCCAGTTCGCCGACCCGCTCCCCGGCCATGGTGGCCCGCTCGACATACCGGGCCTCGTCCAGCCGGCCCGAACGCTCCAGCGCGCTCCGCACCTTGGTGAACGTCCGCCCCAGCTTCATCACCACGGCCACGTCCGTCGCGGCGAGCCGTGCCGTCAGCTCCTCCTCGGGCAGGGTGCCCGGCAGGATCGTCAGCACCTCCTCGCCCTCCACCAGCGGGGTGCCGAGCCGCGCGGCGGCGGCGGACACGGACGTCACACCGGGGACGACCTCGGTGTCGTAACGGTCCACGAGCCGCTTGTGCATGTGCATGTAGGAGCCGTAGAAGAGCGGATCGCCCTCCGCGAGGACCGCGACCGTGCGCCCCGCGTCGAGATGCGCCGCCAGCCGCGCCGACGCCTCCGCGTAGAACTCCTCCATCGCGCCCTTGTAGCCGCCGGGATGGTCGGTGGTCTCCGTCGTCAGCGGATACATCAGCCGTTCCTCGATCTGGTCGGCGCGCAGATGCCGCGCCGCGATCGAGCGGGCGATGGAACGCCCG
The sequence above is drawn from the Streptomyces griseiscabiei genome and encodes:
- a CDS encoding ABC transporter ATP-binding protein, with product MRLDIDGVTVEVAGARLVDDIRLTADSGAFVGLVGPNGSGKSTLLRCVYRALRPAAGTVRLDGDDAHAMDSRAAARLLAALPQESSAEFDFTVAEVVAMGRLPHRERTAASDTEICARAMSRTGVDHLADRGFLALSGGEKQRVLLARALAQQPRVLVLDEPTNHLDIAHQLDVLSLVRDSGVTVLAALHDLNLAAAHCDVLYVVAGGRIVASGPPHDVLHPDLLAEVFGVRAHPVRHPETGAVQLLFDLLPPTT
- a CDS encoding cobalt-precorrin-5B (C(1))-methyltransferase translates to MSSDSSDSDNTAQGAGAAKGGRAAQLKHTGLRHGWTTGACATAATTAAYTALLTGEFPDPVTITLPKGQTPAFALAAEELTDGSAMAGIVKDAGDDPDVTHGALVRATVRRLPAGAGVVFRAGPGVGTVTRPGLPLPVGEPAVNPVPRQMMRDHVAEVAARHGGTGDVEITVSVDHGEEIARSTWNPRLGILGGLSILGTTGIVVPYSCSAWIDSIRRGVDVARAAGRTHVAGCTGSTSEKTVVAEYDLPEDALLDMGDFAGAVLKYVRRHPVGRLTICGGFAKLSKLAAGHLDLHSARSQVDKGFLAELARRGGADEALAAEVAGANTGLAALQLCAAAGVPLGDLVAETARDEALAVLRGAPVAVDVICIDRAGTVVGRSTVR
- a CDS encoding cobalt-precorrin-6A reductase, with product MHVLILGGTTEARRLAELLHATPGLRLTSSLAGRVASPRLPPGEVRVGGFGGAEGLAAWLREHGVDALIDATHPFAGTMSFHAARAAATSHVPLLALRRPGWAPAPDDDWHDAGSLDEAARLLPTLGRRVFLTTGRMGLAAFAALDDLWFLVRSVDPPEAPYPARLEVLLDRGPFTLDGERELLRRHRVDVVVTKDSGGAATAPKLTAAREAGLPVVVVRRPPVPEDVPVVPDPEAAARWVRERSRTPH
- the cobJ gene encoding precorrin-3B C(17)-methyltransferase, producing the protein MTVRAVEVISGADVIAYHCARHGRSIARSIAARHLRADQIEERLMYPLTTETTDHPGGYKGAMEEFYAEASARLAAHLDAGRTVAVLAEGDPLFYGSYMHMHKRLVDRYDTEVVPGVTSVSAAAARLGTPLVEGEEVLTILPGTLPEEELTARLAATDVAVVMKLGRTFTKVRSALERSGRLDEARYVERATMAGERVGELADVDPESVPYFAVAVLPSQVDAERPEARERGEVVVVGTGPAGPLWLTPETRGALAAADDLVGYTTYLDRVPKRAGQVRHGSDNRVESERAEFALDLARRGRRVAVVSGGDPGVFAMATAVLEVAAQEEYADVPVRVLPGVTAANAAAARAGAPLGHDYATISLSDRLKPWEVIAERLRAAASADLVLALYNPGSHSRTWQVGKARELLLEHRAPDTPVVVARDVGGAGERVRIVRLADLDPSEVDMRTILLIGSSQTRVVRRGDGEEIVWTPRRYPEG
- a CDS encoding FecCD family ABC transporter permease — translated: MRRTPSRIPLPPLVTGLALLLLLSLIGGTGLGAAGIGWPDVLRFLWAGLTGGTVHAADAAPYTIVWEIRLPRVVLGAVVGAGLAAVGVAVQAIVRNALGDPFVLGISSGAAVGANAVILLGAFAGLGVWALSASAFLSALGAMALVYAVARSPHGLTPLRLVLTGTALAYGFEAVTTVMVFGAARGEAARSALMWLLGSLGGATWAQVPLVAVTVTAGWAWLRRRAESLNALAMGDETSAALGVRPERLRRELFLVTAAVTGTVVAVSGAIGFVGLMVPHVVRMLVGADHRRVLAVAPLVGAVLLVWADVLSRLLLAPAELPVGVITAVVGVPAFLLLMRRGGYAFGGR
- a CDS encoding ABC transporter substrate-binding protein; its protein translation is MRKLLAAALCLAATVTATGCGATVEPAEDGTSPSTSAAKPITLTNCGQKITFDKAPERVVTNDVGITELMFALGLEDRMAGFAMPDDKGDLSGVPWKDGYDKVKWLSKDQLTKENVLDAKADLVFAGWNYGFREDAGFTPDALKKLGVPSYILTESCRNGRTETSRGIMPPLDALYTDLTNLGKLFGVEKRAATLVADFKKQIADVRSKAPAKSPKVFLYDSGQDQPFTSGRFAAPEQIITEAGGVNVMHDVEDSWTTVGWESVVQRDPDVIVICDYGDVSAEQKKKFLLSYAPLRGVSAIKHKRIFVLDYVDLVESPRNPSAIARLAAYLRTASKS